GCCATGCCCTTTTTTATTTGCTCTGTCGTAACAATATACTTTTTTCAAAGTTCAATAAGGTTTTTTACCTTGTTTTTTATGAATCAAACCTGAATTTTTGTTTTCAAGCCAATTACCAGTTACTTTTCGAAACTATACATATAGATATTACGTTAGATAGAAATATTTTTTCATAGCATATTTATTAAGCTAATATTTAAAAATAATTCTTGCTAATAAAAGAAATACAATATATAACGTAACAAATAATATAATTTACTACTAAGTTGAACTAATTTCTGAGAATTAGAATATTTAGAAACATGGCTTGTTAATTATAATCATAAAAAAAACACAGAAAGGCTATCTGGTATTAGAAAAACCTTTACTTATCAGTAAACTAAAAGCTGCATTCCTTCCCAAAGAAATAATCAACGAATAACACTACTTTGGCAAAATATATTGTCAATAATATATTTATACTAAAACCGAAATTCTCCCAAAAATAATACCACATATATCATTTAATTGTCAAAGGTTAACATAGTTTATAATGTTAGTAATAGATTTTTAGAAAATAGTAATACAAAGAACTCCCTTAACCCAGCAGTTCACCGACAAACACTACAGCGCCTACACCTACTGCAACACCAAAGCCTGCTGCGGGTGATATATCAAGTCACTGGGCAAAGGAATACATAAACGATCTTATATCAAAAGGAATTATAAGCGGCTATGCAGATGGTACAATCAAGCCGGATCAAAACATTTCAAGGGCTGAACTTGCAGTTGTAATAATTAAAGCCTTAGGACTTAAGCCTTCTGCTGATGCCAAACTTGATTTTACAGATGCAAAGAGTATCCCTTCATGGGCATTAAGCTACATTGCATTGGCAAAAGAAAAGGGAATCATTCAGGGAAATGCTGACAAGACATTCTTGCCAAATAAGGAATGCAGCAGGCAGGAAGCACTAACAATGATCATGAGAGCATTTAAGCCAGGAAGCAGCATAACCAGAGCTGAGTTGTTTACTGTATTGTATAAATGCATAAAAAAATAATGACTTAGAATGCACTAATTAGTCATAATATGTTACAAAATTCAAAAGCCAGCTGATATTTCCCATCAGCTGGCTTTTATACATCATTTAATTCCCAGTAGCATAGTGGCCTGAAAATTGAACACCCAGCAACTCTTCAAGGGCTTTAGCCAAATTATCACTGTAGCCTACATATTCCACTATCAGGTTCCACTTCTGATAAAAGTGGGGGTAGCCCGCCCATGAAATTTTATTATTGCCGATTGTACAGCCTCCACTATCAAAGTTATTCTTATACCCCTCAGCTTCACTAACACTTGAAAACTGATGAGTTATAACTTTTTCATCATTTATATGAAATATTGTTCTTTTCCCTGGTATATAATCGCTTTCTCCCTCAATTTCTTCAGAAGTAAAGACGACTTTCTTTTCCTCTAGAAATTTTTTTAGCTCATTAACACCATCAATGTCTTTACTTTCTTGAGATATTTGAATATATTCTACATCACTAAATCTCCCACACGCAGTAAATCCAAGCACCAGCAAACACAGCAAAACAAAAATAAATGTATTAGTTCTCATAATATTCCTCCTTATAAATAATATATTATGACGAACATAAATACAAAAAGTTCCAAAGAAGTCAAAACCTCAGACATAAAAATTCCCTTACAATTTAGTTGAAATATGGAGATACTATGAACCTATAAGCAGGACTAAAAGAGTATGAAGAAATAGATGAAAACGGCAATATTGTGTATAAAAACGAATCTATATGACTTCATATCCTGCGTCCATATGCCTTCATCGCAAATATGCAGGCAACAACCATGGTACCGACACACCACACGAGGGCTATCCAGATATCGTTTCCTACGGGTTTGGAGTTCAACAGCGAGCGAATCGACTCAACAATTGACGTTACAGGCTGATTCTCAGCAAATACGCGGACAACGGTTGGCATTGTTTCTGTCGGAACAAAAGCTGAACTGAGAAAAGGCAGGAAAATCAATGGATATGAGAACGAAGACGCACCCTCCATAGATTTTGCAGTGAGTCCCGGAATGACCGCGATCCATGTCAGTGCAAGCGTGTATAGTGTGAGTATTCCTGCTGCCGCGAGCCAGTTAAGTATTCCCGCACTTGAACGGAAGCCCATAATAAGTGCAACAAGGATAATAATAACGACTGTAAGCATATTGGACACAAGAGAGGTCAGCACATGACTCCACAGGACCGACGAGCGGCCTATAGGCATAGAATTGAACCGCATGAAAAGCCCTTTCTGCTTATCCACAAACATACGAAATGCTGTGTAGGCTATGCCGGACGCGATGGCCATCAGCAGTATGCCCGGCAGTTGGTAATTAATATAATTGACATCAGCACCCATACTCATTTTTACTGCACCACCGAACACGTAGACAAACATCAGCATCATCGCAATCGGCGTTAGTGCGACAGTGATAATCGTGTCCGGGCTCCGTAATATGTGCTTCATTAAGCGTCCGGTCAGTACGCTAGTATTGTTTTTCATTTTGTTTGACCTCCTTTACCAATGATCGCGAGGAAAATCTCCTCGAGTGTCAGCTGTTTTTCAATGTATTCTTTTTTTGCGGGCGGGAACAGCTTTTTAAGTTCTTCAAGCGTTCCGTTAGCGATAATTTTGCCCTCGTTCAGGATCGCGATTTTGTCGGCAAGCTGCTCTGCTTCATCCAGATACTGCGTTGTAAGTAGAATAGTTACGCCTTTGCCTGCAAGCTTCTTAACGGTTTTCCAGACCTCAAGTCGCCCCTCCGGATCAAGTCCGGTTGTCGGCTCGTCAAGAAAGATAATGGAGGGCGTTCCTACAAGGCTCATCGCTATATCCAATCTGCGCTTCATGCCTCCGGAATACGTACCCGCTCGTTTGTTTGCCGCGTCAGTAAGCCCAAAGTGCTTGAGTAAATCGTCGGCAACTTGGGCTGGTTTGGGAACACTCCTTAGCTTTGCGACCAGCATAATGTTTTCACGTCCGGTCAATATCTCGTCCACAGCGGTGAACTGCCCGGTCAGGCTGATATTTTCGCGTACCTTTTCCGGCTGATGCGAAACATCAAAGCCGCAAACGATCGCGGTTCCTCCATCAGATTTCAGAAGTGTCGAAAGGATGTTCACCACCGTAGTCTTGCCCGCACCGTTAGAGCCGAGCAATGCGAAAATCTCACCTGGCATCACCTCAAAATCCACACCCTTTAGGACTTCTGTGTCCTTGAAAGACTTTCGCAGACCTTTCACTTCAATTGCCTTTTCCATCCCGATATCTCCCCTTTACTTATGTTTATCTATAGACTTTTTTATGGCCTTGTAAACTTCTTGATCAACAGATTCTTGATAGATGTCAGAATAAGTTTTTGAATCTTTAATTAGATCATCGCAAAAAGCCGCTACGTCATTGCCTGTCACTTCGAGCACGCCTTTCCCCAAGGCCGTGCCCTCTTCAAAAAGATCGATAATCCCCGAAAGCAAACCCGTCCCGTCGTTTAGCTCAACAGGGCCAACCTTGAAGAGATATTTTTGAATCTCTTTATAAACAATCTGATAATCTCGCGGGAGTGCTTTGACACGTGCCATATGTGCTCGCCACTCTTTTTTGCCTTTGATGATATCTTGTATTCTCATTTTATCCTCCTATTTACCTAATTTTTTAGCGATATTATTATTAAGTTGCTCTCTCCACTTGTCGCGAAAAGAATTTGCCCCATCGATGCCGGCCAGTGTTGAACAGAAGCCTTTGATATCGTCACCCAAAACCTCTTGGACACTCTGACCTTCCGCCGCCGTTTCTTCGAGTAGTCCAAGCACACCGTCAAGAATTGGCATGAGGTTGCGGCCGGTGAAATCCGAATGCGACCAAAGATTGGCATTAATTTTTTCCCATGCCGCTTGGTAATCAGGTGGCAGTTTTTTGGCTCGCGATTCAAAAGTTTTCAATTCTTTAGTTATGTCACTGCCCGTGATTTTTTCCCAAAAATTCATCGTTTTTTCTCCTTTAACTCATTAATTTTTGATGATACGAACTCCCACTTTTCCCAAAACTTTTGTAGTTCATTGTGCCCTGCGTCGTTGAGTGCGAAAAACTTTCGCGGTGGCCCCATATCGGATGGCTTTTTCGTAATTTCCACCAACTTGTTTTTCTCAAGCCGCACCAAGATGGTATATACTGTCCCATCCACAACGTCCGAAAATCCAAGAGCGTTCAGCCGCCGCGTGATCTCATAACCATAGATTTCCTCATGGCTTATGATTTCAAGGACACAGCCCTCCAACACACCTTTCAACATTTCCGTTAGGTTTTCCAGTGTAACCCCCTCCTTGCTATTTTGTATTACCTGTATTCTGTATCACTTGTATTCTGTATTACTTACTACAAGTATAT
This portion of the Pseudobacteroides sp. genome encodes:
- a CDS encoding DUF1048 domain-containing protein, with translation MRIQDIIKGKKEWRAHMARVKALPRDYQIVYKEIQKYLFKVGPVELNDGTGLLSGIIDLFEEGTALGKGVLEVTGNDVAAFCDDLIKDSKTYSDIYQESVDQEVYKAIKKSIDKHK
- a CDS encoding PadR family transcriptional regulator, producing MENLTEMLKGVLEGCVLEIISHEEIYGYEITRRLNALGFSDVVDGTVYTILVRLEKNKLVEITKKPSDMGPPRKFFALNDAGHNELQKFWEKWEFVSSKINELKEKKR
- a CDS encoding DUF1048 domain-containing protein, which produces MNFWEKITGSDITKELKTFESRAKKLPPDYQAAWEKINANLWSHSDFTGRNLMPILDGVLGLLEETAAEGQSVQEVLGDDIKGFCSTLAGIDGANSFRDKWREQLNNNIAKKLGK
- a CDS encoding ABC transporter ATP-binding protein yields the protein MEKAIEVKGLRKSFKDTEVLKGVDFEVMPGEIFALLGSNGAGKTTVVNILSTLLKSDGGTAIVCGFDVSHQPEKVRENISLTGQFTAVDEILTGRENIMLVAKLRSVPKPAQVADDLLKHFGLTDAANKRAGTYSGGMKRRLDIAMSLVGTPSIIFLDEPTTGLDPEGRLEVWKTVKKLAGKGVTILLTTQYLDEAEQLADKIAILNEGKIIANGTLEELKKLFPPAKKEYIEKQLTLEEIFLAIIGKGGQTK
- a CDS encoding ABC transporter permease encodes the protein MKNNTSVLTGRLMKHILRSPDTIITVALTPIAMMLMFVYVFGGAVKMSMGADVNYINYQLPGILLMAIASGIAYTAFRMFVDKQKGLFMRFNSMPIGRSSVLWSHVLTSLVSNMLTVVIIILVALIMGFRSSAGILNWLAAAGILTLYTLALTWIAVIPGLTAKSMEGASSFSYPLIFLPFLSSAFVPTETMPTVVRVFAENQPVTSIVESIRSLLNSKPVGNDIWIALVWCVGTMVVACIFAMKAYGRRI
- a CDS encoding S-layer homology domain-containing protein; its protein translation is MSSHWAKEYINDLISKGIISGYADGTIKPDQNISRAELAVVIIKALGLKPSADAKLDFTDAKSIPSWALSYIALAKEKGIIQGNADKTFLPNKECSRQEALTMIMRAFKPGSSITRAELFTVLYKCIKK